Below is a genomic region from Roseimicrobium gellanilyticum.
TGGCGCGCCACGTGGCAGGCATGAAGCGTGTCACGCCCTCTCCGACCATGGTGGCGGATGTCGCCGCCGGACGTGAACTCTATGCGGAACGTTGCATGGAGTGTCACCGGTACAATGCAGAGGGTGAGCTGTTCTTTGCCAGTCCGCCGCTGGTGGGGCTGCAGGATTGGTACCTTGCGTCCCAGATCCGAAAATACCAGTCAGGCATTCGTGGAGTACACCCGAAGGATGTGAATGGACAGAAGATGGTCTTCAGTTCCGGCTTTGTGGAGAGCGAGGAGGTGCTGCACTCCCTGGTGGCCTACTTGATGGAACTTCAGAAA
It encodes:
- a CDS encoding c-type cytochrome — encoded protein: MAQAADEPSSEGMTTLYQNVCATCHGSRGEGRAEVKAPSIAGLPDWYVQGQLESFRADRRGIHEKDLEGQMMRAVSKVLSESQLAAMARHVAGMKRVTPSPTMVADVAAGRELYAERCMECHRYNAEGELFFASPPLVGLQDWYLASQIRKYQSGIRGVHPKDVNGQKMVFSSGFVESEEVLHSLVAYLMELQKPKSSETASKDEDPFRTGVQEK